A stretch of Sphingorhabdus sp. YGSMI21 DNA encodes these proteins:
- a CDS encoding gamma-glutamyltransferase family protein, translated as MKSVAGMPAGASTVTANGHGRWTWSIASAHMKMSRLIAAAAALLTASCAQTGQIETATNPVSAAPATQQDEPFVIAANPLAAKAGQDVLKRGGSAIDAAIAVQAMLSLVEPQSSGLGGGAFLTYLDGATGKLTIYDGRETAPAQASPTMFLGPDGKPLGYRDAVTSGRATGVPGAVAMLAMVHEDHGALDWSSLFSAAERTAEEGFVISPRLGRFLGIPFPQLSTPDATAYFAKANGERKTTGDRLKNPEYADFVRRLAANGPEALYRGSTAAKIVDKTRAAPLEGRMTMADLAGYKPVRREALCNPYRVYLVCVPPPPSSGVALLQLLAMLEKTDIATRGPEDPQAWFLFAEASRLMYADRDQYVGDPAFASVPVQGMLEPAYVASRAALIGESAATSPPQAGTPRGAVQAAPDKTLEPAGTSHFIVRDAQGNVVSITTTVESIFGSGRMVDGFFLNNQLTDFSFSPVDEDGHPAANAVAPGKRPRSSMTPTIMLDSDGKFAGAIGSAGGNSILAYVAKSLVGAIDWDLSMQEALALPNLVARGPRFGGELDKFAPGVADGLAARGIDLKPGQGEDSGVHAVIIRDGRVDGGYDPRREGVVLVGTGE; from the coding sequence GTGAAATCTGTTGCCGGCATGCCGGCCGGTGCCAGCACCGTCACTGCCAATGGACATGGCCGTTGGACCTGGTCTATAGCTTCCGCCCATATGAAAATGTCCCGTCTTATCGCTGCTGCGGCAGCGCTTCTCACCGCTTCCTGTGCCCAGACCGGGCAAATTGAAACCGCCACTAATCCGGTGTCAGCCGCTCCGGCAACGCAGCAGGACGAGCCATTCGTTATTGCCGCCAATCCGCTGGCGGCCAAAGCGGGGCAGGATGTTCTGAAACGTGGCGGCAGCGCCATAGATGCGGCGATTGCCGTGCAGGCGATGCTGTCGCTGGTCGAACCGCAAAGCTCCGGGCTCGGTGGCGGCGCGTTCCTGACCTATTTGGACGGCGCGACGGGCAAGCTGACCATTTACGACGGCCGGGAAACCGCCCCGGCACAGGCCAGCCCAACCATGTTCCTGGGGCCGGACGGCAAGCCGCTGGGTTATCGCGATGCCGTCACCAGCGGTCGCGCGACCGGCGTGCCGGGTGCCGTGGCGATGCTGGCGATGGTGCATGAGGACCATGGCGCGCTCGACTGGAGCAGCCTGTTTTCGGCGGCCGAGCGGACAGCGGAGGAGGGTTTTGTCATCAGCCCGCGTCTGGGACGCTTTCTGGGGATCCCTTTTCCGCAGCTGAGTACGCCCGACGCGACCGCTTATTTTGCCAAAGCCAATGGCGAGCGCAAGACCACCGGCGACCGGCTGAAAAATCCTGAATATGCAGACTTCGTAAGGCGCTTGGCAGCCAACGGGCCCGAAGCGCTCTATCGCGGGTCCACGGCGGCAAAGATTGTTGACAAGACCCGCGCCGCGCCGCTCGAAGGCCGGATGACGATGGCCGATCTGGCCGGCTACAAGCCGGTCAGGCGGGAGGCGCTATGCAACCCCTATCGCGTGTATCTGGTCTGCGTGCCGCCACCGCCGTCGAGCGGAGTGGCGCTGTTGCAACTGCTGGCGATGCTGGAAAAAACCGATATTGCCACGCGCGGACCGGAAGACCCGCAGGCATGGTTCCTGTTCGCCGAGGCGAGCCGGCTGATGTATGCCGACCGCGATCAATATGTCGGTGATCCGGCTTTTGCATCGGTCCCGGTCCAGGGCATGCTGGAACCGGCCTATGTCGCCTCGCGCGCGGCGCTGATCGGCGAGAGTGCAGCGACTTCTCCCCCCCAGGCCGGGACTCCACGCGGTGCGGTGCAGGCCGCTCCGGACAAGACATTGGAACCCGCCGGAACATCCCATTTCATTGTTCGCGATGCCCAGGGCAATGTGGTTTCGATCACGACGACGGTGGAATCGATTTTTGGCAGCGGCCGGATGGTCGACGGTTTCTTCCTCAACAACCAGCTTACCGATTTCTCATTCAGCCCCGTTGACGAGGATGGGCATCCTGCCGCCAATGCAGTGGCGCCGGGCAAGCGGCCGCGCTCGTCGATGACCCCGACCATAATGCTCGATAGTGACGGCAAGTTCGCCGGCGCTATCGGATCAGCCGGCGGCAACAGCATTCTTGCCTATGTGGCAAAGTCGCTGGTCGGTGCGATCGACTGGGACCTGTCGATGCAGGAAGCGCTGGCGCTGCCCAATCTGGTGGCGCGGGGCCCCAGATTTGGCGGAGAACTGGACAAGTTCGCGCCGGGCGTTGCCGACGGGCTGGCCGCGCGCGGGATTGATCTGAAACCGGGGCAGGGTGAGGATAGCGGCGTGCACGCCGTGATCATCCGCGATGGCAGGGTCGATGGCGGCTACGACCCGCGCCGGGAAGGTGTGGTGCTGGTGGGGACCGGCGAATAG
- a CDS encoding quinone-dependent dihydroorotate dehydrogenase, translating to MLYNLAKPFIFALEAERAHGLTIAGLKTVPMGPAPKCDSVLATTVAGLDFVNPIGMAPGFDKNGEVPDALIRMGFGFAEVGTLTPLPQAGNPKPRIFRLVEDKAVINRLGFNNRGQQEALPRLEKMRGRMGKGVLGINIGANKDSTDRIADYVIGAKNMAPLADYLTVNISSPNTPGLRALQDKGALAELLAAVMDAMGKSKAPVFLKVAPDLEPADIDDIVDVAMDQKIAALIISNTTITRPDLKSSNRSETGGLSGAPLKGLALQRLKDFRKASGGKIPLIGVGGIATAEDAYERIRAGASLVQLYTAMIYEGPTIAAAMNCQLAKLLKRDGFANISEAVGAA from the coding sequence ATGCTCTATAACCTTGCAAAGCCTTTCATCTTCGCGCTCGAAGCGGAGCGCGCCCATGGCCTGACCATCGCCGGACTCAAGACAGTCCCGATGGGCCCCGCGCCGAAATGCGATTCCGTTCTGGCGACCACAGTGGCCGGTCTCGACTTCGTCAACCCGATCGGCATGGCCCCCGGCTTTGACAAGAATGGCGAAGTGCCCGACGCCCTGATCCGCATGGGTTTCGGCTTTGCCGAGGTCGGCACGCTGACCCCGCTGCCGCAAGCGGGCAATCCCAAGCCGCGCATCTTCCGGCTGGTCGAGGACAAGGCGGTGATCAACCGGCTCGGCTTCAACAATCGCGGTCAGCAGGAAGCCCTGCCCCGCCTCGAAAAAATGCGCGGGCGGATGGGCAAGGGCGTGCTCGGCATCAATATCGGCGCGAACAAGGACAGCACGGACCGGATCGCCGACTATGTCATTGGCGCAAAGAATATGGCCCCGCTGGCGGACTATCTGACGGTCAATATCAGTTCGCCCAACACGCCGGGCTTGCGCGCGCTGCAGGACAAGGGCGCTCTGGCCGAGCTGCTGGCCGCCGTGATGGATGCAATGGGAAAATCGAAAGCTCCGGTGTTCCTGAAAGTCGCGCCCGATCTCGAACCGGCCGATATCGACGATATTGTCGATGTTGCGATGGATCAGAAAATCGCCGCGCTGATCATTTCAAACACCACCATCACCCGGCCCGATCTGAAATCCAGCAACCGGTCCGAGACCGGCGGCCTGTCGGGCGCGCCCCTCAAGGGCCTCGCGCTGCAACGCCTCAAGGATTTTCGCAAGGCCAGCGGCGGGAAAATCCCTTTGATCGGGGTCGGCGGCATTGCCACCGCGGAAGACGCCTATGAACGCATCCGCGCCGGTGCCTCGCTGGTCCAGCTCTACACCGCGATGATCTACGAAGGCCCGACCATCGCTGCGGCGATGAACTGCCAGCTGGCCAAATTGCTCAAACGGGACGGTTTTGCCAATATCAGCGAAGCAGTCGGCGCGGCATAA
- a CDS encoding AMP-dependent synthetase/ligase — MFFDRASQGGDKPFLSAKIDGAWQAISWTEAARQVAALAKSLKRIGLKKGDRVMLVSENRPEWCIADLGIMAAGCITVPTYTTNTPADHQHILDNSGAHAVIVSDIKLAKNLLPSVISSADANIIIGINDLRIGQSGDFDLYSWDKLVQGSDADVAEVTEQVASITRDETACIIYTSGTGGKPRGVMQHHGAILHNTKGPAEVIESDFGWDDEVFLSFLPLSHAYEHSAGQFFPIGLGAQIFYSEGLEKLASNIEEVRPTIMVVVPRLFEVLRARLIKTVEKQGKMPNYLLGKALAIGAREAEGKGRKRDKLMDLFLDKTLRPKVQQRFGGRIKAMVSGGAPLNPEIGTFFQSLGLTLLQGYGQTESGPIIACNRPRTGLKMDTVGPPMVDTEVKIAEDGEILVRGELVMHGYWRNQEETDKVLKDGWLHTGDIGHIDEAGRVAITDRKKDLIVNDKGDNIAPQKVEGMLTIQPEILQAMISGDKKPYMVGLIVPDPEWALEWSREQGMKYDFIALQANPAFKSAVREAVDRVNKDLSVIEKVRRFEFADEPFAIENEELTPSMKIRRHVIRERYQERMDGLYKK, encoded by the coding sequence ATGTTCTTCGACCGCGCCAGCCAGGGGGGCGACAAGCCGTTTCTGAGCGCCAAGATCGACGGCGCCTGGCAGGCGATCAGCTGGACCGAAGCGGCGCGGCAGGTTGCGGCGCTGGCCAAGTCGCTGAAACGCATCGGCCTGAAAAAGGGCGACCGGGTGATGCTGGTCTCCGAGAACCGCCCCGAATGGTGTATCGCCGATCTCGGCATCATGGCGGCCGGCTGCATCACCGTGCCGACCTACACCACCAACACCCCCGCCGATCACCAGCATATTCTCGACAATAGCGGCGCCCATGCGGTGATCGTCTCCGACATCAAGCTGGCGAAAAACCTGCTGCCGTCGGTGATCAGCTCCGCCGACGCCAATATCATCATCGGCATCAACGACCTGCGCATCGGCCAGTCCGGCGATTTCGACCTGTACAGCTGGGACAAGCTTGTCCAGGGCAGCGACGCGGATGTCGCCGAAGTGACCGAGCAGGTCGCCAGCATCACCCGCGACGAGACCGCCTGCATCATCTACACCAGCGGCACCGGCGGCAAGCCGCGCGGCGTGATGCAGCATCACGGCGCGATCCTGCACAATACCAAGGGGCCCGCCGAGGTGATCGAAAGCGACTTTGGCTGGGATGACGAGGTCTTCCTCTCCTTCCTGCCGCTCAGCCACGCCTATGAACATAGCGCCGGCCAGTTTTTCCCGATCGGTCTCGGCGCGCAGATTTTCTATTCCGAGGGCCTCGAGAAGCTCGCCTCGAATATCGAGGAAGTGCGCCCGACGATCATGGTCGTCGTCCCGCGCCTGTTCGAAGTGCTCCGCGCGCGGCTGATCAAGACGGTCGAGAAACAGGGCAAGATGCCCAATTATTTGCTCGGCAAGGCGCTCGCCATCGGCGCACGCGAAGCCGAGGGCAAGGGCCGCAAGCGCGACAAGCTAATGGACCTGTTCCTCGACAAGACGCTGCGCCCGAAAGTGCAACAACGCTTTGGCGGACGGATCAAGGCGATGGTCTCCGGCGGCGCCCCGCTCAACCCGGAAATCGGCACCTTCTTCCAGTCGCTCGGGCTCACATTGCTGCAAGGCTATGGCCAGACCGAATCCGGCCCGATCATCGCCTGCAACCGCCCGCGCACCGGCCTGAAAATGGACACGGTTGGCCCGCCGATGGTCGATACCGAAGTGAAGATCGCCGAAGACGGCGAGATCCTGGTCCGCGGCGAGCTGGTCATGCACGGCTATTGGCGCAACCAGGAAGAGACCGACAAGGTGCTGAAGGACGGCTGGCTGCACACCGGCGATATCGGCCATATCGACGAGGCCGGACGCGTCGCGATCACCGACCGCAAGAAGGACCTGATCGTCAACGACAAGGGCGACAATATCGCCCCGCAAAAGGTCGAGGGCATGCTCACCATCCAGCCGGAAATACTGCAGGCGATGATCAGCGGCGACAAGAAACCCTATATGGTCGGCCTGATCGTCCCCGACCCCGAATGGGCGCTCGAATGGTCACGCGAGCAGGGCATGAAATATGACTTCATCGCGCTGCAGGCGAACCCGGCGTTCAAATCCGCGGTGCGCGAAGCGGTAGACCGGGTCAACAAGGACCTCTCGGTCATCGAAAAAGTCCGCCGGTTTGAGTTCGCCGACGAACCCTTCGCGATCGAAAATGAAGAACTGACCCCGAGCATGAAGATCCGCCGGCATGTGATAAGGGAGCGGTATCAAGAGCGGATGGACGGGTTGTATAAGAAGTAG